The Thermanaerovibrio acidaminovorans DSM 6589 genome contains a region encoding:
- a CDS encoding GspE/PulE family protein yields the protein MTTETKHLRLGDILIQAGVLTESTLEAALAEQKMSSMRLGEILVKNGWVSEKHLAEALSRQLKVPLVSLSRYRPTPEVLKIVPENLARRLDVVPLSILENDKLLVATADPLNVMALDELKMATGREIDISIATASEIRRAFDQFYRVQATLEEAMVEVMDEKRGAESSLNLVDVSADDAPVVKLVNSIMEQAVKEGTSDIHIEVFERSARVRYRIDGALFDSLEYPRNLHPAVCSRIKIMSGMDISERRKPQDGRILVKVGNKRVDLRVSSLPALFGEKIVMRLLDQENAMVGLEKLGFEPNEKALLEDMISLPYGIILVTGPTGSGKSTTLYSLLEVMNTPDVNIITVEDPVEYTMPGITQVQVNEKAGLTFSETLRSILRQDPDKIMLGEIRDQETAQLAIRAALTGHLVLSTLHTNDAPSAVARLLDMGIQPFMVSSAVVGVVAQRLARRLCNFCKREMEIPPSVARSLDLPEGTRVFAPVGCDECRNTGYKGRTALFEIMMVDEEIKRAIAEGAPVYEIRKLAISKGMTTLRRAGIKKVLDGITSIEEMMTETMQ from the coding sequence ATGACCACGGAGACCAAGCATCTTCGTTTGGGGGACATACTGATTCAGGCGGGGGTTTTGACCGAGAGCACGCTGGAGGCCGCCTTGGCGGAGCAGAAGATGAGCTCCATGCGGCTTGGGGAGATACTGGTGAAGAACGGTTGGGTGTCGGAGAAGCATTTGGCGGAGGCGTTGAGCCGACAGCTTAAGGTTCCCCTGGTGTCCCTCTCCCGCTACAGGCCCACTCCGGAGGTGCTAAAGATAGTGCCCGAGAACCTGGCCAGGCGTCTCGACGTGGTACCCTTGAGCATCCTGGAGAACGACAAGTTGCTGGTGGCCACCGCGGATCCGCTTAACGTCATGGCCCTGGACGAGCTCAAGATGGCCACCGGCAGGGAGATAGACATAAGCATCGCCACCGCGTCGGAGATAAGGCGTGCCTTCGATCAGTTCTACCGGGTGCAGGCCACCTTGGAGGAGGCCATGGTGGAGGTGATGGACGAGAAGCGAGGGGCGGAGTCCTCCCTGAACCTGGTGGATGTGAGCGCCGACGACGCCCCGGTGGTCAAGCTGGTGAACTCCATAATGGAGCAGGCGGTTAAGGAGGGCACGTCGGACATCCACATAGAGGTGTTCGAGAGGAGCGCCCGAGTCAGGTACAGGATAGACGGGGCCCTGTTCGACTCCCTGGAGTACCCTAGGAACCTTCACCCAGCGGTCTGCTCCAGGATAAAGATCATGAGCGGCATGGACATATCGGAGAGGCGTAAGCCCCAGGATGGCCGAATCCTGGTAAAGGTGGGCAACAAGAGGGTGGACCTTCGGGTGTCCTCCTTGCCGGCCCTATTCGGGGAGAAGATAGTCATGCGGCTTTTGGACCAGGAGAACGCCATGGTGGGGCTTGAGAAGCTTGGCTTCGAGCCCAACGAGAAGGCCCTCCTGGAGGACATGATATCCCTTCCTTATGGGATAATCCTGGTTACCGGTCCTACCGGGAGCGGTAAGTCCACCACCCTCTACTCCCTCCTGGAGGTGATGAACACCCCGGACGTAAACATAATCACCGTCGAGGACCCGGTGGAGTACACCATGCCGGGGATAACCCAGGTCCAGGTTAACGAGAAGGCGGGGCTCACCTTCAGCGAGACGTTGCGGTCCATACTGAGGCAGGACCCGGACAAGATAATGTTGGGAGAGATTCGGGACCAGGAGACAGCCCAGCTGGCCATAAGGGCGGCCCTCACGGGTCACCTGGTGCTCTCCACCCTTCACACCAACGACGCCCCCAGCGCGGTGGCTAGGCTTTTGGACATGGGGATACAGCCCTTCATGGTCTCCTCCGCGGTGGTGGGGGTGGTGGCCCAGCGGCTTGCTCGGCGGCTTTGCAACTTCTGCAAGCGGGAGATGGAGATTCCCCCCTCGGTGGCTCGGTCGCTGGACCTGCCGGAGGGGACCAGGGTCTTCGCCCCGGTGGGGTGCGACGAGTGCAGGAACACGGGCTATAAGGGAAGGACCGCCCTCTTCGAGATAATGATGGTGGATGAGGAGATAAAGCGGGCCATAGCGGAGGGGGCCCCGGTCTATGAGATCCGTAAGTTGGCAATATCGAAGGGCATGACAACTCTCCGAAGGGCTGGCATTAAAAAGGTTTTAGATGGTATAACTAGTATTGAGGAAATGATGACCGAGACCATGCAATAG